Below is a genomic region from Zea mays cultivar B73 chromosome 9, Zm-B73-REFERENCE-NAM-5.0, whole genome shotgun sequence.
GCAATGGGAGACTGTGTGTATGATCAATAACACAAACTGCTTATTTCTGCTCCTAGAACAGCGAATAGGTTgtatattgcaaaatttggtcctaGACTGTCAGTTTATTTCTGCTTATTTCTGCTCCTAGACTGTCAGTTTATTTGCAAAATCTGAAGAAAAGTCTTGGCAATGGCATGCAAGATATGGACATCTAAATTTCAGGGCTCTGAATGATTTAGGCAGTAAAAACATGGTTGAAGGCATCCCAAGTATCAAGAAGGTAGAGCAGGTGTGTGATGGTTGTGTTCTGGGGAAACAACATAGAAAACCATTCCCACAGGTGTCGAGTTTTAGAGCCCAAACAGGATTAGAACTGGTCCATGCTGACTTATGTGGAAAAATTACTCCAAGAACTATAGGGGTGCATTCTAGCAACCAACGCGAACTGAAGTTTGAGAACGTACTCGTGTTCTCGATCTTGCAGCGCAAAGGTCTCGAAAATCTGCATCTATGCGCCTAGCTTTAATATAGTAGAATGTGGCTTGTAGAGAAAGAGAGAAAGAAACAACAAATAGAAGCACTACACATTGTGGCTAGAGCTGAAAACATACATGCACTATATATACAAGTGAGCTGAAAAATCCAATACTTGGAATGAAGTCTCATGTAATAGGTAAAGCAAGTTTGAGCATACCTCCAATACCTTGGGGTGATCCTGATGCCTTGCTAATCTTCATCTATCATGAATACAATTTTAGATTGTTTAGTCACTCATCACATATGCAAAAAGAAGAAGCAAAGTACTAGAGTAGTTCATTACCCTCTTATAAAGCCAAGCAACTGACATTTGATGAGCATCGGCCATCGTCTCTACATAACCATAAGGACAAGGCAAAATGGCATCCCTTTTCAATACAGTGTTCACAATAACTTCACAATATTCTTTCCCAAGAGGCACACCTCCCAGCAAAGTGTTAGGATTAGTTGAAACAATTGTTCCCTTAGCCACAGGTTGCTCAGGTCCAATAATGGCATATAATATTACATCCTTTCCAACCTAAGGCAAAAAATAAATTTATTAGAATTGAATCAATCTATGGAACCATATTAAATCATAATTAAAAACATGAAGGATGAGACTAATACAAGTTCATCATGTTGAATGCGAGAGGGGGGCTCATTCCTTGGTGGGACTGGGTGGGCTAAACTCGTAGTGATGCACCGTCGAGGATGCTTTGGTGGGACTGCACCTATAGGACTGCTTTGATGGTGTTGCACTGTCGGGGCTGCACCAACAGGACTGTTTTGATGGTGTTGCTCACCATCATCACAGTGATGATTGATGTGATTTTCTGCACAATCTTCATCTTCTACAAATTGAGCGTCATGGTGCGCCTCcacatcatgctcttcataccttCGGCTCTACAAACATACAAGAGAGAGAATACATAAAGAATAAATCTGCATAGGGTACAAATATATTTCACTAGCATTGAACTGAACTCCATTAGAATGTAACTAAGTTGTTGAAATACTTTACCCCATTCTGTCGTGAATTTGAACCATTATTTGAAATGAGTTCCACATCTTGCAATTCCCTTGCCACCCTTTCCTCTTGCATTTGCTGCTCCAATTCAGTTATGCGTTGTTGAAGAGCTACTTTCTCACATTCAGCCTTTTTACGGGCCAAACCTTCCATCTGCAGTCTTGTGGGTGTGTAACACTTCAACCCTGGGGTACCAACATCTTGGGGAGTTGGTCCTAAACCCAAAGCACGAACACGTCCTCTTGGCTCCTTTTCTCCACAAGCAGCAGCAAATGCATCGCCCTCTTGAATTGTTCTTTGCTTCAACTCTGGATGGGCTTCAACTATGGCTTTCAATTTATTCTAAAAAAAGATGAATAGTTACAATACTATATACAACAAGAATTAGAGCCTACAATTCTTCTTCGAGGAATGAACTTACAATAATTGGTTCTGCATGTCTTGATGGAACTCCATTTTTTCTTGTATGTGTCTTGATATAAACCCCATCTCTTCTTGGAGAACGCCTTAGTTTATTAGCCTGCAAGTTTTGCAAATTTCAGCACTGAGATATCTACAAACTAATGTTTTAAAAAGTTCATGGAAAGTTTCACATACTAGTTCATGCGCAGAACAAGCAAAGCTCTTGCTGCCTGAAGTGTGATGATTTCCCACCTTTGAACGACATTCTTTTGCTATTTCTGAGCGAGTCTGAGTACAAGGTACATAGTGCAATTAACTATTGAAGAGCAAATAATGCGATCTCAATGGGAATATTAGTTTATACTTACTTCAGATTCAGATGACCTCCAATATTCTATGAGAAACTTCCAATCATCATCATTAACTCTACCTTTATGTCTTTCCTTTAGGTCTGCATCTGATATGTTTTCATCAAAAAATTGATGCTTTAATGTTGACTTAAAATCCTTCCATTTCCTTCCGGCGCTATCCATAAACCAACTGAAGGCAGCATCATCGATATCATAAATTTTCTATTTTTTCATGCAAAAGTAGCCAATTAGTGTATATGTGGGTAATAATGTACTAATCATCAAAGTAGGATAATGATATACCTTCATATCTTCCCACACCTCATACTTCTTTTGAGGATCCACAAGTCTCCAGTCAGAACAACCAACTGATAATTTCCTTCTCACATGGCAGCCAAGAGCACTAGAAAACCTTCTACAATTGTCCCCAATAGGCTGACCATATTTATTGAGTTCTACTTTGATTTTAGGCATGCTGGGCTTCCTTGCAAATATTTCATCCAATCTAGTGATACCCCTTcctttcctcttcttttctgcgatGTTGCGTGAATCTATTACAAGTAATTTAAAATATGAGAAACTTGCTACAATACATGCTATAACAAGATACATATATATATCATACATGGTACAATACCTTCATTATCACATAAGAAATCTCCAATTGATTCACAACCAAGGTCTTCATTAATTTGTTCATTTCCATTTTCAACACAATTCTTTTGTGGCCTTGCACGCAGATTGTGACCTTCAGTTGCTACATCACTAGTGTTATGAATCCTCTGCAATCATTAAACATGGTGTAAAAAGATGTTTTGAAATGAACAAATCCTATTTGAAGAGAATATATATACATAACCTTAGTTCTTTTTGTAGTTCTACCATGTTGATTCATATTGCTCAAAGTAGGGATATTAAGAGCTTCCAATCGCCTTTTGTTTTCTGCGATGGTTGCAAGTCGTTGTTCCTCGTACTCGTTAAGGGAGGCATCCTTATCCCTTCTTCTTCCGCTTGCCATCTTTCCTAAAACAAAGAAGAAAGAGTACAACAAAACAGTGTCAAT
It encodes:
- the LOC118473306 gene encoding uncharacterized protein isoform X3, yielding MASGRRRDKDASLNEYEEQRLATIAENKRRLEALNIPTLSNMNQHGRTTKRTKRIHNTSDVATEGHNLRARPQKNCVENGNEQINEDLGCESIGDFLCDNEDSRNIAEKKRKGRGITRLDEIFARKPSMPKIKVELNKYGQPIGDNCRRFSSALGCHVRRKLSVGCSDWRLVDPQKKYEVWEDMKKIYDIDDAAFSWFMDSAGRKWKDFKSTLKHQFFDENISDADLKERHKGRVNDDDWKFLIEYWRSSESETRSEIAKECRSKVGNHHTSGSKSFACSAHELANKLRRSPRRDGVYIKTHTRKNGVPSRHAEPIINKLKAIVEAHPELKQRTIQEGDAFAAACGEKEPRGRVRALGLGPTPQDVGTPGLKCYTPTRLQMEGLARKKAECEKVALQQRITELEQQMQEERVARELQDVELISNNGSNSRQNGSRRYEEHDVEAHHDAQFVEDEDCAENHINHHCDDGEQHHQNSPVGAAPTVQHHQSSPIGAVPPKHPRRCITTSLAHPVPPRNEPPSRIQHDELVGKDVILYAIIGPEQPVAKGTIVSTNPNTLLGGVPLGKEYCEVIVNTVLKRDAILPCPYGYVETMADAHQMSVAWLYKRMKISKASGSPQGIGGGWH
- the LOC118473306 gene encoding uncharacterized protein isoform X2 produces the protein MVTLLIQKNLKKNLQRKMASGRRRDKDASLNEYEEQRLATIAENKRRLEALNIPTLSNMNQHGRTTKRTKRIHNTSDVATEGHNLRARPQKNCVENGNEQINEDLGCESIGDFLCDNEDSRNIAEKKRKGRGITRLDEIFARKPSMPKIKVELNKYGQPIGDNCRRFSSALGCHVRRKLSVGCSDWRLVDPQKKYEVWEDMKKIYDIDDAAFSWFMDSAGRKWKDFKSTLKHQFFDENISDADLKERHKGRVNDDDWKFLIEYWRSSESETRSEIAKECRSKVGNHHTSGSKSFACSAHELANKLRRSPRRDGVYIKTHTRKNGVPSRHAEPIINKLKAIVEAHPELKQRTIQEGDAFAAACGEKEPRGRVRALGLGPTPQDVGTPGLKCYTPTRLQMEGLARKKAECEKVALQQRITELEQQMQEERVARELQDVELISNNGSNSRQNGSRRYEEHDVEAHHDAQFVEDEDCAENHINHHCDDGEQHHQNSPVGAAPTVQHHQSSPIGAVPPKHPRRCITTSLAHPVPPRNEPPSRIQHDELVGKDVILYAIIGPEQPVAKGTIVSTNPNTLLGGVPLGKEYCEVIVNTVLKRDAILPCPYGYVETMADAHQMSVAWLYKRMKISKASGSPQGIGGGWH
- the LOC118473306 gene encoding uncharacterized protein isoform X4, producing the protein MVTLLIQKNLKKNLQRKMASGRRRDKDASLNEYEEQRLATIAENKRRLEALNIPTLSNMNQHGRTTKRTKRIHNTSDVATEGHNLRARPQKNCVENGNEQINEDLGCESIGDFLCDNEDSRNIAEKKRKGRGITRLDEIFARKPSMPKIKVELNKYGQPIGDNCRRFSSALGCHVRRKLSVGCSDWRLVDPQKKYEVWEDMKKIYDIDDAAFSWFMDSAGRKWKDFKSTLKHQFFDENISDADLKERHKGRVNDDDWKFLIEYWRSSESETRSEIAKECRSKVGNHHTSGSKSFACSAHELANKLRRSPRRDGVYIKTHTRKNGVPSRHAEPIINKLKAIVEAHPELKQRTIQEGDAFAAACGEKEPRGRVRALGLGPTPQDVGTPGLKCYTPTRLQMEGLARKKAECEKVALQQRITELEQQMQEERVARELQDVELISNNGSNSRQNGSRRYEEHDVEAHHDAQFVEDEDCAENHINHHCDDGWKGCNIICHYWT